In Desulfovibrio legallii, one DNA window encodes the following:
- a CDS encoding phosphoglucomutase, producing the protein MPVVHPDAGRLAPLEKLENIPALMSAYYTEIPDPSRPEQRVAFGTSGHRGSSLLRSFNEEHIYAITQAVCDYRKAQGIDGPLFLGGDTHALSEAAYRSALEVLAANGVAVRVPRGGAYTPTPAISHAILRWNAGRRTGLADGIVITPSHNPPRDGGFKYNPPHGGPAEAAVTREIEALANAFLESGNRGVRLRPLRAALASPLVEEYDFIRSYVDDLAQVLDMKAIASSGLKLGADPLGGASLPLWEPIAETYGLDITVVNKAVDPTFRFVPCDKDGKIRMDCSSPYAMSRLLEMRGRFDLAFACDPDSDRHGIVTREELMPPNHYLSVAAWYLFRTRRQWPSGCGIGKTLVTSAMLDRVGQSLGRPVLEVPVGFKWFVPYLRDGRCGLACEESAGASFLCFDGSPWSTDKDGPLMCLLAAEMMAVEQASPSEMYEGLTQRLGRPVYQRLDAPADDEVRAALASVRPEDVPLRSLGGAPVTAVLTRAPGNDAPMGGIKVVSEEGWFAVRPSGTEPICKVYTESFKGEDHLCALQKDALDFLERLLKKG; encoded by the coding sequence TGCTGCGCAGTTTTAATGAGGAACACATCTACGCCATCACCCAGGCGGTGTGCGACTACCGCAAAGCTCAGGGCATTGACGGGCCGCTTTTTTTGGGCGGCGATACCCATGCCCTTTCCGAGGCCGCCTACCGCTCGGCACTGGAAGTGCTGGCGGCCAACGGGGTGGCCGTTCGCGTGCCGCGCGGCGGGGCCTACACACCCACCCCGGCCATTTCGCACGCCATTCTGCGCTGGAATGCGGGCCGCCGGACAGGCCTTGCGGACGGCATCGTCATTACGCCTTCCCACAATCCGCCCCGCGACGGCGGCTTCAAGTACAATCCGCCCCACGGCGGCCCGGCGGAAGCGGCGGTAACCAGAGAGATCGAAGCCCTGGCCAACGCCTTTCTGGAGAGCGGCAACCGCGGCGTGCGCCTCCGCCCCCTGCGCGCGGCCCTGGCTTCGCCCCTGGTGGAGGAATACGACTTCATCCGCAGCTATGTGGACGACCTCGCCCAGGTGCTGGACATGAAGGCCATTGCTTCCTCCGGCCTGAAGCTGGGGGCGGACCCCCTGGGCGGCGCGAGCCTGCCCCTGTGGGAACCCATTGCCGAAACCTATGGTCTGGACATTACGGTGGTCAACAAAGCGGTAGACCCCACCTTCCGCTTTGTGCCCTGCGATAAAGACGGCAAAATCCGCATGGATTGCTCCTCGCCCTATGCCATGAGCCGGCTGCTGGAGATGCGCGGGCGGTTTGACCTGGCTTTTGCCTGCGATCCCGATTCCGACCGCCACGGCATTGTCACGCGCGAAGAGCTCATGCCGCCCAACCATTACCTGAGCGTGGCGGCCTGGTATCTGTTCCGCACCCGGCGGCAGTGGCCCTCCGGCTGCGGCATCGGCAAAACGCTGGTCACCAGCGCCATGCTGGACAGGGTAGGGCAGAGCCTGGGGCGTCCGGTGCTGGAGGTGCCCGTGGGCTTCAAGTGGTTTGTGCCGTACCTGCGCGACGGCCGCTGCGGCCTGGCTTGCGAGGAGAGCGCCGGGGCCTCCTTCCTTTGCTTTGACGGCAGCCCCTGGAGCACGGATAAGGACGGCCCCCTCATGTGCCTGCTGGCCGCCGAAATGATGGCTGTGGAGCAGGCCTCGCCTTCCGAAATGTACGAAGGCCTGACCCAGAGGCTGGGCAGGCCCGTATACCAGCGCCTGGACGCGCCGGCGGACGACGAGGTGCGCGCGGCCCTGGCCTCCGTGCGGCCTGAGGACGTCCCGCTGCGCAGCTTGGGCGGCGCGCCCGTGACGGCGGTGCTGACCCGCGCGCCCGGCAACGATGCGCCCATGGGCGGCATTAAAGTAGTGAGTGAAGAAGGTTGGTTCGCCGTGCGGCCTTCGGGCACGGAGCCCATCTGTAAAGTCTACACGGAAAGTTTTAAAGGAGAAGATCACCTTTGCGCCCTGCAAAAGGACGCCCTGGATTTTCTGGAACGCCTGCTCAAAAAAGGGTAG